Genomic segment of Gloeocapsa sp. PCC 7428:
CCAGGAATCATCGGTAAAATTGGTTCGCTCCTCGGTAGTTTTAATGTAAATATTGCCAGTATGCAGGTAGGGCGCAAAATTGTGCGTGGCGATGCGGTGATGGTTTTGAGCCTTGACGATCCCCTACCCGATGGGATTTTAGATGAGATTACCAAAGTGTCAGGCATTCGCGATGCTTATACGGTGACATTGTAGGAGAAAACTGTTAAGTAGGTGGGCATAATTTTAGGTTGGGTAATGGGTAATGGGTATTCTTTCCAATGACCAATTACCAGTTACCAGCCTTTAAGTTAAGTTTTTCCCCAAGTTACTTAATTGCTAATTGCTCTTTATGGCTAATACTTGGTGTGAATTACAGATTATTTGCGATCCTGTGCTAGAAGAAACTGTTTTCTGGCAACTCGATCAATTTGGTTTTCGGGGAATGGCGAGCGAGAAAAAAGGAGACTTTCGCTTGATTCGCTCGTATTTACCCTCACAAGAGGTGCAAGCAGTTGATTTAGAAGTGTTGTTGCAAAATTTGAGTGAAAATGCCAAATCTATGGATTTAGCTGTGCCAGAAATACATCAGCAACAGCTTGATGAAGAAGATTGGGCAAATAGTTGGAAACAATACTGGCATCCTCAGGAAATTGGCGATCGCTTCTTAATCAATCCTGCATGGCTACCAACGCCGGATACCGATCGCATTATCATACATCTCGACCCTGGTGTCGCTTTTGGTACGGGTAATCATCAGACAACGCAATTGTGCCTCGAAGCTCTCGAAGGTCATATCAACAGTGATACAGTTATCGCAGACATTGGCTGTGGTTCTGGTATTCTATCAATTGGGGCACTCCTTTTAGGTGCAAGTCAGGTTTATGCAGTTGATGTTGACCCCCTTGCAGTACAATCTACGGCTAGCAACCGCGAACTCAATGCAATCGAACCAGAGCGCTTAATTGTCGAACAAGGCAGTGTCGAGCAGCTGGTATCGTTAGTATCAGCACCAGTAGACGGCATTGTTTGTAACATTTTGGCAGAAGTTATTATCAAGTTAATTCCGCAATGGAATGCTATCGCCCACGCATCAACGTGGGGTATTCTGAGCGGAATTCTTGTAAACCAAGCCGCAGCCGTTAGCGATACCTTAACTCAGCATGGCTGGCGCGTGACTAGCCAGTTGCAAAAACAAGACTGGTGCTGTCTCAATATTCACCGTGTTTAAATACAAGCAACTTACAGCAACGTCTGTAACTTTTGAATCAACGCATCGGCTGGCATCACACCTTCAATGCGTTCTACAGGTTGACCGTGTTTGAAAAACACTAATGTCGGTAAGGCTTGAACTTGATACTGACTAGCGATTTCAGGATACTTCTCGGTGTCAATTTTCACAACACGCAGTTGCTGCTGAAACTGCGCATTGACTCGCTCTAAAATTGCCGCCATCATCTGACAAGGACCGCACCAGTCTGCATAAAAATCGACTAAGACTGGAACATTCGATTGCGCTAATAATTCTGCAAAGTTTTTGAACTGTTGCTTAGTTGCCATAAAACAGTAGTGATTATTTACGCTTGCTTCTCTATCCTAATTTTTTCTGGTGGCGATCGCATCTGTAGAGGTCAGGGGTCAGAGGATGCTGACCTAGACCTTTGGTTAAGAAAATAACCCATTACCTCGCTCCTTCTTTTTTGAAGCAAATGTCTCTGTCTTCTGCCTTTTTCAATTATGGTTTTTCCTATCTCCCTAACCTCTGACCCCTAGTTATACCATTTCACTAAATAAAAACGACAAATCATTTCTCCTCTGCTCCCTATTTGTAGTAACTCCAAGGTGAAATCGTATTACAGGACACAAATCAACTTACAATCATTGAGCGGTTAACCGTCATTGCTTGAGCAAGATAGTTTTAGAGGTGTTTTTATGGAAGTATTGCCCGAAAATTTGCAACGATTACGCGACCGAGTTGCGATCGTGACTGGTGCTTCGCGAGGAATTGGCAAAGCGATCGCACTGAGTTTAGCAAGCGAAGGCGCAAATGTTGTTGTCAACTATGCAAGTTCTAGCACCGCAGCAGAGAAGGTAGTTGAAGAGATTACGACAAGTGGGGGAAATGCCATCGCGCTGCAAGCTGATGTATCCAAAGCCGATCAAGTTGATGCGCTGCTGAATGCGGTTATGGAAAAATGGAATCGCGTTGACGTACTTGTCAACAATGCTGGCATTACACGCGATACGTTATTGTTACGCATGAAGCCAGAAGAATGGCAAGCGGTCATTGACCTTAACCTGACTGGTGTTTTCTTATGTACCCGCGCTGTCAGTAAAGTCATGCTGAAGCAACGTAGTGGAAGGATTATCAGTATTACTTCTGTTGCTGGTCAAATGGGTAATCCAGGACAAGCAAACTATAGCGCTGCCAAAGCTGGAGTTATCGGCTTTACAAAAACCGTTGCTAAAGAATTAGCACCGCGCGGAATTACAGCTAATGCAGTTGCACCAGGCTTTATTACCACCGACATGACAAGCAATCTCAGCAATACCGAAGATATTCTCAAACTTATTCCTCTCGGTCGCTACGGTCAACCCGAAGAAGTTGCGGGAATGGTACGCTTCCTCGCTGCCGATCCTGCGGCTGGTTACATCACTGGGCAGGTGTTTAATGTCGATGGTGGGATGGTGATGGCGTAGAAGAGGTTTTTCTGTCGATTTTTTGGTCTACAACTACTTGGCTTGGCGAATGAATTCGCAGCTAAAAAACTAAGTCCACCTTCGTGGACTCGTTATTATTAAAAATCGAATTATCGAGTGTGCTGCCTTGCACGCTTCGTTTGGGTAGCCTCAACTTTAGTCGAAAGGCATCTACGATTCATGCACTAGGGCTATATTTGGCATAGTTCCAATTTAGAACACATAGGGAATTAGTCGCTTTGTGCGTTGCCTATAGACTTCATACTCATCACCAAATCTGTTAAGCAGCATCTGTTCTTCCCGATCCACTCGTGTTGCATACGCAATACTAAAGCTAACGAATCCAGATAGCCCTGCAATCCAATTCGGTAGCAATAACGCTTGTGCAATGCAAAGTAACAAGACAGAGGCGTACATCGGATGTCGAATATTTTGATAAACACCGTGAGTCATCAACGTATGTCCTTCTCGAATTTGCAGCGTTGATGACCAATTTTCGCCTAAGTCGCGATGGCTGCGCCAGAACAACCAAAGCGCGGGTACAAGAGTAGCAATACCTAAGTGATGTGCCCAGATTGGTAGATCATAGTTCGCAAAATTCAACCAAGGAGATAAAACATAAGTCAACGGAAGAAACAATATCCCAATCAATAGCAAAAGGCGAATGGCTTTTTCCTGAATAGTTTTTCGGTCATCAACAATTGTGTTCTGCTTCTGTTGTCGTTGATAGGGAATTCTTACGATCAGCCATAACATCATGCCAATTATGAAAATGATCTTTGAATTCAATGGATTCATCTCACTCATTTCCTGCGTTAACTCAAGAAGTAGTCGCTAATCCTACGACATTCGCCCAAATTCGCCCAAAGCACACAAGAGCTAGCGATCGCTGATATTGTATCAATTCAAAAAACGCAATTCTTCAAGAACTTATTGACATCAATGCGGTTTGCAATCAGCGATCGCACGACTGACCTACAATTCTAGCTATTGTGTCAATACCTTGCTTTTCACCTGATTTTTTCATGAGGGTTAGCACTCCAGGCTAGAGAGTGCTAAATTGGAAAATTGGAAGCGCTAGGAAATCTAATATGGCAAAAATCGTTGCGTTTGATGAAGAATCGCGGCGGGCGTTAGAACGCGGTGTCAACGCTCTTGCTGATGCTGTCAAAATTACATTAGGACCAAAAGGGCGTAACGTCCTACTTGAAAAGAAATTTGGTACACCCCAGATTGTTAACGATGGAATTACCGTTGCTAAGGAAATTGAACTTGAAGATCCGCTAGAAAATACTGGTGCGCGCCTAATTCAAGAAGTCGCATCGAAAACAAAGGACGTTGCAGGCGACGGAACAACTACCGCCACCGTTTTAGCCCAAGCAATGATTCGAGAAGGCTTAAAGAACGTTGCAGCCGGTGCAAATCCTGTTGCAGTACGGCGCGGGATGGAAAAAACCATCGAGATGTTAGTCGAAGAAATTGCCGCAGCAGCCAAGCCAGTAGAAGGCGGTGCGATCGCGCAAGTCGCAACCGTTTCGGCGGGTAATGATGACGAAGTCGGCGCAATGATCGCCGAAGCAATGGAGCGCGTAACCAAAGATGGCGTGATTACCGTTGAAGAGTCCAAATCACTGACAACAGATCTGGAAGTTGTTGAAGGAATGCAACTCGATCGCGGTTACATTTCCCCCTACTTCATCACCGATAACGAGCGGATGGTCGTCGATTTTGAAAATCCGCGTATTCTCATTACTGACAAAAAAATCAGTACAATTCAAGATTTAATTCCTGTTTTAGAAAAAGTTGCGCGTGCAGGTCAACCGTTATTAATTATCGCAGAAGACGTAGACGGCGAAGCTTTGGCAACCTTGGTTGTGAATAAAGCCCGAGGAGTCCTCAACGTTTGCGCGATCAAAGCACCAGGATTTGGCGATCGCCGTAAAGAAATGCTACGCGATATCGCGGTTCTTACCGGCGGACAAGTCATTTCCGAGGAAGTTGGACTCAGTTTAGACGATGCTTCCTTAGAGATGATGGGCGTTGCACGCAAAGTCACAATCGATAAAGAAGCAACAACCATCGTTGCTGGTGGCGACAACAAAGACGACGTGCAAAAGCGAATTGCTCAAATTCGTCGGCAACTCGAAGAATCTGACTCTGAATACGATAAAGAAAAACTCCAAGAGCGAATTGCGAAACTCGCAGGTGGAGTTGCGGTGATCAAAGTCGGCGCAGCTACAGAAACCGAACTCAAAGACCGCAAACTGCGGATTGAAGACGCGCTGAATGCGACAAAAGCAGCGGTAGAAGAAGGTATTGTTCCTGGCGGCGGGACAATGCTGATTCACCTTTCTACCAAAGTCGAAGACATCAAAAATAGCCTCAACGACGAAGAAAAAATTGGAGCCGATATTGTTAAGCGATCGCTTGAAGCTCCCTTACGCCAAATGGCAGATAATGCAGGCGTTGAAGGCTCTGTCATCGTTGAAAAGGTTCGCGAAACTGAATTTAATATTGGCTACAACGCTGCAACAGGCGAATTCCAAGACTTAATTGCTGCTGGAATTCTTGACCCCGCGAAAGTTGTACGTTCAGCGTTACAAAATGCTGGTTCAATTGCTGGAATGGTACTCACAACCGAAGCACTCGTCGTAGAAAAACCTGAGAAGAAAGCCGCTGCTGCTCCTGATATGGGTGGTATGGGCGGTATGGGTGGTATGGGTGGTATGGGAATGATGTAATTCCACCACTACGGT
This window contains:
- a CDS encoding protein-S-isoprenylcysteine O-methyltransferase — its product is MSEMNPLNSKIIFIIGMMLWLIVRIPYQRQQKQNTIVDDRKTIQEKAIRLLLLIGILFLPLTYVLSPWLNFANYDLPIWAHHLGIATLVPALWLFWRSHRDLGENWSSTLQIREGHTLMTHGVYQNIRHPMYASVLLLCIAQALLLPNWIAGLSGFVSFSIAYATRVDREEQMLLNRFGDEYEVYRQRTKRLIPYVF
- the prmA gene encoding 50S ribosomal protein L11 methyltransferase, with the translated sequence MANTWCELQIICDPVLEETVFWQLDQFGFRGMASEKKGDFRLIRSYLPSQEVQAVDLEVLLQNLSENAKSMDLAVPEIHQQQLDEEDWANSWKQYWHPQEIGDRFLINPAWLPTPDTDRIIIHLDPGVAFGTGNHQTTQLCLEALEGHINSDTVIADIGCGSGILSIGALLLGASQVYAVDVDPLAVQSTASNRELNAIEPERLIVEQGSVEQLVSLVSAPVDGIVCNILAEVIIKLIPQWNAIAHASTWGILSGILVNQAAAVSDTLTQHGWRVTSQLQKQDWCCLNIHRV
- the trxA gene encoding thioredoxin, translating into MATKQQFKNFAELLAQSNVPVLVDFYADWCGPCQMMAAILERVNAQFQQQLRVVKIDTEKYPEIASQYQVQALPTLVFFKHGQPVERIEGVMPADALIQKLQTLL
- the fabG gene encoding 3-oxoacyl-[acyl-carrier-protein] reductase, whose protein sequence is MEVLPENLQRLRDRVAIVTGASRGIGKAIALSLASEGANVVVNYASSSTAAEKVVEEITTSGGNAIALQADVSKADQVDALLNAVMEKWNRVDVLVNNAGITRDTLLLRMKPEEWQAVIDLNLTGVFLCTRAVSKVMLKQRSGRIISITSVAGQMGNPGQANYSAAKAGVIGFTKTVAKELAPRGITANAVAPGFITTDMTSNLSNTEDILKLIPLGRYGQPEEVAGMVRFLAADPAAGYITGQVFNVDGGMVMA
- the groL gene encoding chaperonin GroEL (60 kDa chaperone family; promotes refolding of misfolded polypeptides especially under stressful conditions; forms two stacked rings of heptamers to form a barrel-shaped 14mer; ends can be capped by GroES; misfolded proteins enter the barrel where they are refolded when GroES binds), with product MAKIVAFDEESRRALERGVNALADAVKITLGPKGRNVLLEKKFGTPQIVNDGITVAKEIELEDPLENTGARLIQEVASKTKDVAGDGTTTATVLAQAMIREGLKNVAAGANPVAVRRGMEKTIEMLVEEIAAAAKPVEGGAIAQVATVSAGNDDEVGAMIAEAMERVTKDGVITVEESKSLTTDLEVVEGMQLDRGYISPYFITDNERMVVDFENPRILITDKKISTIQDLIPVLEKVARAGQPLLIIAEDVDGEALATLVVNKARGVLNVCAIKAPGFGDRRKEMLRDIAVLTGGQVISEEVGLSLDDASLEMMGVARKVTIDKEATTIVAGGDNKDDVQKRIAQIRRQLEESDSEYDKEKLQERIAKLAGGVAVIKVGAATETELKDRKLRIEDALNATKAAVEEGIVPGGGTMLIHLSTKVEDIKNSLNDEEKIGADIVKRSLEAPLRQMADNAGVEGSVIVEKVRETEFNIGYNAATGEFQDLIAAGILDPAKVVRSALQNAGSIAGMVLTTEALVVEKPEKKAAAAPDMGGMGGMGGMGGMGMM